From the genome of Fundulus heteroclitus isolate FHET01 chromosome 7, MU-UCD_Fhet_4.1, whole genome shotgun sequence, one region includes:
- the hnrnpa3 gene encoding heterogeneous nuclear ribonucleoprotein A3 isoform X2 — protein MEDREAKEPEQLRKLFIGGLSFETTEESLRAHFEQWGSLTDCVVMRDPNSKRSRGFGFVTYSSVPEVDEAMKARPHKVDGRVVEPKRAVSREDSNKPGAHLTVKKIFVGGIKEDTEEHHIRDYFEKYGKIDCIDIMEERSTGKKRGFCFVSFDDHDTVDKIVAQKFHTINSHNCEVRKALSKQEMNAISSNRGRSGGSGNFMSRGGNFGGGGNFGRGSYGGRGGYDDDFDSGPGGNYGGGPSYGGGRPGYGGGGPSYGNQGGGFGGSGDGGYGGYGGGSYNDFGSYGGQQSNYGPMKGNNFGRNSGGPYGGGYSSGGGGGGYGSRRY, from the exons gaCCGTGAGGCTAAAGAACCCGAACAGCTCCGAAAGCTGTTCATCGGAGGTCTGAGCTTCGAAACCACGGAGGAGAGTTTACGGGCTCACTTTGAGCAATGGGGATCCCTCACAGACTGTGTG GTGATGAGGGACCCTAACAGTAAACGATCCAGAGGTTTCGGCTTTGTAACTTACTCCTCTGTACCTGAAGTCGATGAGGCCATGAAAGCAAGGCCTCATAAAGTCGACGGGCGAGTGGTTGAGCCCAAGAGAGCCGTCTCCAGAGAG GACTCTAACAAACCAGGAGCACATCTGACAGTGAAGAAGATCTTCGTTGGTGGTATCAAAGAAGACACAGAGGAGCACCACATTCGGGACTACTTTGAGAAGTACGGTAAGATCGACTGCATCGACATCATGGAGGAGCGCTCCACAGGGAAGAAGAGAGGATTCTGCTTCGTCTCCTTTGACGACCATGACACCGTGGACAAAATAGTCG CCCAGAAATTCCACACAATAAACTCCCACAACTGTGAAGTGCGTAAAGCTCTATCAAAACAGGAAATGAATGCTATATCCAGTAACCGAG GAAGGAGCGGAGGATCAGGAAACTTCATGAGCAGAGGGGGAAACTTTGGAGGCGGCGGCAACTTTGGTCGAG GCAGCTATGGAGGACGTGGAGGCTATGACGATGATTTTGACAGTG GTCCAGGAGGAAATTACGGCGGTGGACCTAGTTATGGAGGCGGCCGACCAGGTTATGGAGGCGGCGGTCCGAGCTACGGGAACCAGGGTGGAGGGTTTGGTGGCAGCGGTGATGGAGGTTATGGAG GATATGGAGGCGGTAGCTACAACGACTTTGGGAGTTATGGTGGACAGCAGTCAAACTATGGGCCAATGAAGGGAAATAACTTTGGCAGAAACTCTGGTGGACCCTATGGTG GTGGCTACAGCTCCGGAGGCGGTGGCGGAGGCTACGGCTCACGGCGGTACTGA
- the hnrnpa3 gene encoding heterogeneous nuclear ribonucleoprotein A3 isoform X1 — MEDREAKEPEQLRKLFIGGLSFETTEESLRAHFEQWGSLTDCVVMRDPNSKRSRGFGFVTYSSVPEVDEAMKARPHKVDGRVVEPKRAVSREDSNKPGAHLTVKKIFVGGIKEDTEEHHIRDYFEKYGKIDCIDIMEERSTGKKRGFCFVSFDDHDTVDKIVAQKFHTINSHNCEVRKALSKQEMNAISSNRGRSGGSGNFMSRGGNFGGGGNFGRGSYGGRGGYDDDFDSGPGGNYGGGPSYGGGRPGYGGGGPSYGNQGGGFGGSGDGGYGGNRGYGGGSYNDFGSYGGQQSNYGPMKGNNFGRNSGGPYGGGYSSGGGGGGYGSRRY; from the exons gaCCGTGAGGCTAAAGAACCCGAACAGCTCCGAAAGCTGTTCATCGGAGGTCTGAGCTTCGAAACCACGGAGGAGAGTTTACGGGCTCACTTTGAGCAATGGGGATCCCTCACAGACTGTGTG GTGATGAGGGACCCTAACAGTAAACGATCCAGAGGTTTCGGCTTTGTAACTTACTCCTCTGTACCTGAAGTCGATGAGGCCATGAAAGCAAGGCCTCATAAAGTCGACGGGCGAGTGGTTGAGCCCAAGAGAGCCGTCTCCAGAGAG GACTCTAACAAACCAGGAGCACATCTGACAGTGAAGAAGATCTTCGTTGGTGGTATCAAAGAAGACACAGAGGAGCACCACATTCGGGACTACTTTGAGAAGTACGGTAAGATCGACTGCATCGACATCATGGAGGAGCGCTCCACAGGGAAGAAGAGAGGATTCTGCTTCGTCTCCTTTGACGACCATGACACCGTGGACAAAATAGTCG CCCAGAAATTCCACACAATAAACTCCCACAACTGTGAAGTGCGTAAAGCTCTATCAAAACAGGAAATGAATGCTATATCCAGTAACCGAG GAAGGAGCGGAGGATCAGGAAACTTCATGAGCAGAGGGGGAAACTTTGGAGGCGGCGGCAACTTTGGTCGAG GCAGCTATGGAGGACGTGGAGGCTATGACGATGATTTTGACAGTG GTCCAGGAGGAAATTACGGCGGTGGACCTAGTTATGGAGGCGGCCGACCAGGTTATGGAGGCGGCGGTCCGAGCTACGGGAACCAGGGTGGAGGGTTTGGTGGCAGCGGTGATGGAGGTTATGGAGGTAAtagag GATATGGAGGCGGTAGCTACAACGACTTTGGGAGTTATGGTGGACAGCAGTCAAACTATGGGCCAATGAAGGGAAATAACTTTGGCAGAAACTCTGGTGGACCCTATGGTG GTGGCTACAGCTCCGGAGGCGGTGGCGGAGGCTACGGCTCACGGCGGTACTGA